In Pseudomonas fluorescens, one genomic interval encodes:
- a CDS encoding diguanylate cyclase, whose amino-acid sequence MRNKGGKGLSLARRLYTSRTLGLVLGLLCVSAAMYPLDPPLWVWALMLCNGLLWPHLAFQWARRASVPYHAEHRNLLVDAFMGGFWVAAMQFNPLPSATTISMMAMNNVAIGGLRFLAAGLAAQILGIGVGLVVFAPAFIPQTSPPQLYACLPLLMLYPLALGWICFRQAYTLGLHKRELLALSRTDSLTGLLNHGAWKDQLEIAFQRCRRQQQGAAIALIDIDHFKAINDTYGHVAGDIVLRQLSKMLKQNLRAADVAGRYGGDEFCVILPDLPLFNAAQAMEALRERFATLGYEQNPALKVSLSIGLAAYEPAHGDATRWLNDADQALYEAKASGRNRVICNSDDLPKQELLDSV is encoded by the coding sequence ATGCGAAACAAGGGGGGAAAGGGACTTTCATTGGCCAGGAGGCTTTATACATCGCGAACCCTCGGGCTGGTGCTGGGGCTGTTGTGCGTGAGCGCGGCGATGTACCCGCTAGACCCGCCGCTGTGGGTCTGGGCGTTGATGCTGTGCAATGGCCTGCTCTGGCCGCACCTGGCGTTTCAATGGGCCCGTCGTGCCAGCGTTCCTTACCATGCGGAACACCGCAATCTGTTGGTTGATGCCTTTATGGGCGGCTTCTGGGTCGCCGCCATGCAGTTCAATCCGCTGCCCAGTGCCACGACCATTTCGATGATGGCGATGAATAACGTCGCCATCGGCGGATTACGTTTTCTCGCCGCAGGCCTGGCGGCGCAGATCCTCGGTATCGGCGTCGGCCTGGTGGTTTTCGCCCCGGCGTTCATCCCGCAAACTTCGCCTCCGCAGCTGTACGCGTGTCTGCCGTTGCTGATGCTGTACCCGTTGGCGCTGGGCTGGATCTGCTTTCGCCAGGCCTACACGCTGGGCCTGCACAAGCGTGAGCTGCTGGCCCTGAGCCGCACCGACAGCCTCACCGGACTGCTCAATCACGGCGCGTGGAAGGATCAACTGGAAATCGCCTTTCAACGTTGCCGTCGGCAGCAGCAGGGCGCAGCGATCGCGTTGATCGACATCGATCACTTCAAGGCGATCAACGACACCTACGGGCATGTGGCGGGTGACATCGTGCTGCGCCAGTTGAGCAAAATGCTCAAGCAGAACCTGCGCGCTGCGGACGTCGCCGGGCGCTATGGCGGCGACGAGTTTTGCGTGATCCTGCCTGACCTGCCGCTGTTCAATGCCGCGCAGGCCATGGAAGCCTTGCGCGAGCGTTTCGCCACCCTGGGTTACGAGCAGAACCCGGCGCTCAAGGTCAGTCTGAGCATTGGTCTGGCGGCTTACGAACCGGCACACGGCGACGCGACCCGTTGGCTCAATGATGCGGATCAGGCGCTGTACGAGGCCAAGGCGAGCGGGCGCAATCGGGTGATCTGCAACAGTGATGATCTGCCGAAGCAGGAACTGCTCGATTCGGTCTGA
- a CDS encoding isocitrate lyase/PEP mutase family protein, whose amino-acid sequence MTRLSHQDLRRNFRQLLASDTCYHTASVFDPMSARIAADLGFEVGILGGSVASLQVLGAPDFALITLSEFAEQATRIGRVAQLPVIADADHGYGNALNVMRTIVELERAGVAALTIEDTLLPAQFGRKSTDLISVAEGVGKIRAALEARVDSEMAIIARTNAGILPNQEIISRTKQYQAAGADGICMVGVQDFDQLEQIAEHLTVPLMLVTYGNPALRDDKRLAELGVRVTIDGHGAYFAAIKATYDSLREQRQIFTQASDLSATELTHTYTQPEDYILWAKEYMSVKE is encoded by the coding sequence ATGACCAGGCTTTCCCATCAAGATTTGCGCCGTAACTTCCGTCAATTGCTGGCTTCCGACACCTGCTACCACACCGCCTCGGTGTTCGACCCGATGTCCGCGCGCATTGCCGCAGACCTGGGTTTTGAAGTGGGGATCCTCGGCGGCTCCGTGGCCTCGCTGCAGGTGCTGGGCGCCCCCGACTTTGCCCTGATCACCCTCAGCGAATTCGCCGAACAGGCCACCCGCATCGGCCGCGTTGCCCAGTTGCCAGTGATCGCCGACGCCGACCACGGTTACGGCAACGCCCTCAACGTGATGCGCACCATCGTCGAACTGGAGCGCGCCGGCGTCGCCGCCCTGACCATCGAAGACACCCTGCTGCCGGCGCAATTCGGCCGTAAGTCCACCGACCTGATCTCGGTCGCCGAAGGCGTCGGCAAGATCCGCGCGGCGCTGGAAGCCCGGGTCGATTCGGAAATGGCAATCATCGCCCGCACCAATGCCGGCATTCTGCCGAATCAGGAAATCATCAGCCGCACCAAGCAGTATCAGGCCGCCGGTGCCGACGGCATCTGCATGGTCGGGGTGCAGGACTTCGATCAGCTCGAGCAAATCGCCGAACACCTGACGGTCCCGCTGATGCTGGTGACCTACGGCAACCCGGCGCTGCGCGACGACAAGCGCCTGGCCGAACTCGGGGTGCGCGTGACCATCGACGGCCACGGCGCCTACTTCGCCGCGATCAAGGCGACCTACGACAGCCTGCGCGAACAACGCCAGATCTTCACCCAGGCCTCGGACCTGAGCGCCACCGAGCTGACGCACACCTATACCCAGCCTGAGGATTACATTCTGTGGGCGAAGGAATACATGAGCGTCAAGGAATAA
- the astA gene encoding arginine N-succinyltransferase, with amino-acid sequence MIVRPVKVSDLPALMTLVQQAGPGFTTLPANEDRLAHRVRWAQRAFSGQVERADADYLFVLEDDDLRVIGVSALTGAVGLREPWYNYRVGLTVSSAPDLGISRQIPTLFLNNELTGQSELCSLFLQHEQRHGNNGRLLSLGRLLFVAEFPQLFGEKMIAELRGSADELGCSPFWDSLGRHFFQMDFSHADHLSGLGNKSFIAELMPRQPLYTCMLTEQAQAAIGQAHPNTEPALKILREEGFVHKGYIDIFDGGPVIEAPIGNIRTVRDSLALTLSLGTPDDQAPLWLIHNRRLENCRITVAPGRLVGNTLVVDRLTAKRLQLQPGNSVRAVLLPRQQQQAVAA; translated from the coding sequence ATGATCGTCCGTCCGGTCAAAGTCAGCGACCTGCCAGCACTGATGACCCTGGTGCAACAGGCCGGCCCGGGGTTCACCACCCTCCCGGCCAATGAGGATCGCCTCGCCCACCGGGTGCGTTGGGCCCAGCGCGCGTTTTCCGGACAAGTGGAACGGGCCGACGCCGATTATCTGTTCGTGCTTGAAGATGACGACCTGCGGGTGATCGGCGTCAGCGCCCTGACCGGCGCGGTAGGCTTGCGCGAGCCGTGGTACAACTACCGAGTCGGCCTGACCGTGAGTTCGGCACCGGATCTGGGCATTTCGCGGCAGATCCCCACGCTGTTTCTCAATAACGAGCTGACCGGCCAGTCGGAACTGTGTTCGCTGTTCCTTCAGCATGAGCAACGCCATGGCAACAATGGACGGCTGCTGTCGCTCGGGCGGCTGCTGTTCGTGGCCGAGTTTCCGCAACTGTTTGGCGAGAAGATGATCGCCGAACTGCGCGGCAGTGCCGATGAACTCGGTTGCTCGCCGTTCTGGGACAGTCTGGGCCGGCATTTCTTCCAGATGGACTTCAGCCATGCTGACCACTTGTCGGGTCTGGGCAACAAGTCGTTCATCGCCGAACTGATGCCGCGCCAGCCGTTGTACACCTGCATGCTCACCGAACAGGCACAGGCGGCCATCGGCCAGGCGCATCCCAATACCGAGCCCGCGCTGAAGATACTGCGCGAAGAAGGATTTGTGCATAAGGGCTACATCGACATCTTCGACGGTGGCCCGGTGATCGAAGCACCGATCGGCAACATTCGTACCGTGCGCGACAGCCTGGCGCTGACCCTGAGTCTCGGCACGCCGGACGATCAGGCACCGTTGTGGCTGATCCACAACCGGCGCTTGGAGAACTGCCGCATCACCGTGGCCCCCGGTCGTCTGGTCGGCAATACCCTGGTGGTCGATCGCCTCACCGCCAAGCGCCTGCAACTGCAACCGGGCAATTCGGTGCGCGCCGTGCTGCTGCCCAGGCAACAGCAACAGGCGGTAGCGGCCTGA
- a CDS encoding M20/M25/M40 family metallo-hydrolase, with product MTFSFSRSLLAASLGLSLVLSSASAFAEPHKHVLADAEQYQPEALKLLERLVNIDSGSGYEPGLKQVSEIAIDELKKLGATIELVPNTPEKSNHVLATFKGTGKAKILLMAHMDTVFKEGSAAERPFHIKDGRAYGPGVMDDKGGIVAGIYALKILKNLDFKDYAQITFLLDASEETGSDVATDLIKKTAKAHDVTLNLEPGRPADGLVVWRKGSATALVEVKGKAAHAGVAPELGRNAAMEAAHQILQLGKLGDEAKKTTINFTVLQAGDRTNVIPDHATAKADVRAAVPEEFDRIEKDLARVSQDKLIAETEVTTSLKRGLPPMPQTAESDRLMAMAQGIYGEIGRKLTEEGSGGAADASLSAGVGTPTLDGFGIVGGNIHTPEEYAEVASVAPRIYLLSRMIMELAKR from the coding sequence ATGACGTTCTCATTTTCCCGCTCGCTGCTGGCCGCCAGCCTCGGCCTGTCCCTCGTCCTCAGCTCCGCCAGCGCCTTCGCCGAACCGCACAAGCATGTGCTGGCGGATGCCGAGCAGTATCAGCCCGAAGCCCTGAAACTGCTGGAACGGCTGGTCAACATCGACTCCGGTTCCGGTTATGAACCGGGCCTGAAACAAGTCAGCGAGATCGCCATCGATGAGCTGAAGAAGCTCGGCGCCACCATCGAACTGGTGCCCAATACCCCGGAAAAATCCAATCATGTGCTGGCCACCTTCAAAGGCACCGGCAAGGCAAAAATCCTTTTGATGGCGCACATGGACACGGTGTTCAAGGAAGGCTCCGCGGCCGAGCGCCCGTTCCACATCAAGGACGGCCGCGCCTACGGGCCCGGGGTGATGGACGACAAGGGCGGCATCGTCGCCGGGATCTACGCGCTGAAAATTCTGAAGAACCTCGACTTCAAGGATTACGCGCAAATCACCTTCCTGCTTGACGCCAGCGAGGAAACCGGCTCCGACGTCGCCACCGACCTGATCAAGAAAACCGCCAAGGCGCATGACGTGACCCTCAACCTTGAACCTGGGCGTCCGGCCGATGGGTTGGTGGTATGGCGCAAAGGCAGCGCGACGGCGCTGGTCGAGGTCAAAGGCAAGGCGGCGCACGCCGGAGTCGCGCCGGAACTGGGGCGGAACGCGGCGATGGAAGCGGCGCACCAGATTCTGCAACTGGGCAAACTCGGCGACGAAGCGAAGAAAACCACGATCAACTTCACCGTGCTTCAGGCCGGTGATCGCACCAACGTGATCCCGGATCACGCCACCGCCAAGGCTGACGTGCGTGCGGCGGTGCCGGAAGAGTTCGACCGGATCGAGAAAGACCTGGCGCGAGTGTCGCAGGATAAGCTGATCGCTGAAACCGAAGTCACCACCAGCCTCAAACGCGGCCTGCCACCGATGCCGCAAACGGCGGAGTCGGATCGCTTGATGGCCATGGCCCAAGGGATTTACGGCGAGATCGGCCGCAAGCTGACCGAAGAGGGCAGTGGTGGCGCGGCGGATGCCAGCCTGTCCGCCGGGGTGGGTACGCCGACGCTGGACGGTTTCGGGATTGTCGGCGGCAATATCCACACGCCTGAGGAATACGCCGAAGTGGCGAGCGTGGCGCCGCGGATTTATCTGTTGTCGCGGATGATCATGGAACTGGCCAAGCGCTGA
- a CDS encoding flavin-containing monooxygenase, with translation MQTYRVLIIGSGFGGQCAAVNLLKAGIDDFRLLERRDFFGGTWCQNTYPGAAVDVPSPLYSLSFAPFPWTQMFAAQAELHRYTEHVIERFGLRERVALQTNVERIEWDDAEKRWAVHTSKGIFYAQFVINASGPLSQPVIPPFPGLDRFQGKTFHTNNWDHSYDYRGKRVAIVGSGASAAQVIPAIAAEVEQLHVFQRTPHWVLPRADRTFGPFQRWLLGVKPAYKLLRWLLYWQFETRVIAFKYSKPAIHLVQRQALRFLKQQVPDPVLRAKLTPDFTIGCKRILLSSTYYPALTRPNVTLHSREQGIAALDETGITTTDGQHIDVDLIVWSTGYDATDGVVSYPVTGRHGVQLKDVWAQYPRAYLGTSLPDFPNLFIVTGPNTGIGHTSALFIIEAQMNYILDCIHTLQSKGLRSIEVRPAAERTYTAMIHREMERTVWKSGGCHSWYQSKSGHVIAIFPGFSFSYYRLTRTLKPADHILS, from the coding sequence ATGCAGACCTACCGAGTGTTGATCATCGGCAGCGGATTTGGCGGCCAATGTGCGGCGGTCAACTTGCTCAAGGCCGGAATCGACGATTTTCGCTTGCTGGAAAGAAGGGACTTTTTCGGCGGCACCTGGTGCCAGAACACCTACCCCGGCGCGGCGGTGGATGTGCCGTCGCCGCTGTACTCGTTGTCGTTTGCGCCATTTCCCTGGACGCAGATGTTCGCCGCCCAGGCCGAATTGCATCGCTACACCGAACACGTCATCGAGCGCTTCGGCCTGCGCGAGCGCGTGGCGCTGCAAACCAACGTCGAACGCATCGAATGGGACGACGCCGAAAAGCGCTGGGCGGTGCATACCAGCAAGGGGATTTTTTACGCGCAGTTCGTGATCAACGCCTCCGGGCCGTTGAGCCAACCGGTAATCCCACCCTTTCCCGGCCTGGATCGCTTTCAGGGCAAGACTTTTCATACCAACAATTGGGATCACAGCTACGACTACCGCGGTAAACGCGTGGCCATCGTCGGCAGCGGCGCCAGTGCCGCCCAGGTGATTCCGGCGATTGCTGCCGAAGTCGAGCAATTGCACGTGTTCCAGCGCACGCCACATTGGGTGCTGCCGCGCGCCGATCGCACGTTCGGGCCTTTCCAGCGCTGGCTGCTGGGTGTCAAACCGGCGTACAAGCTGCTGCGCTGGCTGCTCTACTGGCAATTCGAAACCCGGGTTATCGCCTTCAAATATTCGAAACCGGCGATTCACCTGGTCCAGCGCCAGGCCCTGCGCTTTCTCAAGCAACAGGTGCCGGACCCGGTATTGCGCGCAAAACTCACCCCGGACTTCACCATCGGCTGCAAGCGCATTCTGCTGTCCAGCACCTATTACCCGGCGCTGACCCGGCCCAACGTCACGTTGCACAGCCGCGAACAAGGCATCGCCGCGCTCGATGAAACCGGGATCACCACCACCGACGGCCAGCACATCGACGTCGATCTGATCGTCTGGTCGACCGGCTACGACGCCACCGACGGCGTGGTCTCCTACCCGGTGACCGGCAGGCACGGCGTGCAACTCAAGGATGTCTGGGCGCAGTACCCGCGCGCCTACCTGGGCACCAGCCTGCCGGACTTTCCCAACCTGTTTATCGTCACCGGGCCCAACACCGGCATCGGGCATACCTCGGCGCTGTTCATCATCGAAGCGCAGATGAATTACATCCTCGACTGCATCCACACCCTGCAGTCAAAAGGCCTGCGCAGCATCGAAGTGCGCCCCGCAGCGGAACGTACCTACACTGCAATGATCCACCGTGAGATGGAACGCACGGTGTGGAAGTCCGGCGGCTGTCACAGTTGGTATCAGAGCAAGAGCGGTCATGTGATCGCGATATTTCCGGGCTTCAGTTTCAGCTACTACCGGTTGACCCGGACGCTGAAACCGGCTGACCACATTCTGTCCTGA
- a CDS encoding alpha/beta fold hydrolase produces the protein MLVLFVALAVFVAWSWLSYPAIGHWLYDLSTALEAKLYKLHKIEVPIAEMTVSTWQGGPYEAASAILMLHGYSAEKNLWLRFARHFVRQYRVIIPDIAGHGETGFKAGGGYDIALQAKRMIQLLDVCGVEKVHVIGNSMGGYIAAWLAATYPERIASVALIDPAGVTAPQASDMERHLARGHNPFLINSREEFRQFYAMTMASPPWVPGLVLDAIAQRYERQRDELEEIFRDFRASPPMEPKLADIKCPALLLWGRKDRLIDVSSVPVWSKGIANLRVEVWDGVGHMPMVEQPGNTARLYREFLGNQR, from the coding sequence ATGCTTGTGCTGTTTGTCGCTCTCGCGGTTTTCGTGGCCTGGAGCTGGTTGAGTTATCCAGCGATCGGCCATTGGTTGTACGACCTGAGCACGGCGCTCGAGGCCAAGTTGTACAAGTTGCACAAAATCGAGGTGCCGATTGCCGAAATGACCGTCTCGACCTGGCAGGGTGGTCCCTATGAAGCGGCCAGCGCGATCCTGATGCTGCACGGCTACAGCGCCGAGAAGAATCTGTGGCTGCGCTTCGCCAGGCATTTTGTCCGCCAGTACCGGGTGATCATTCCGGACATCGCCGGTCATGGGGAAACCGGGTTCAAGGCCGGTGGCGGCTACGACATTGCGCTGCAGGCCAAGCGCATGATCCAGCTGCTGGACGTGTGCGGCGTGGAGAAAGTCCACGTGATCGGCAACTCCATGGGTGGCTACATCGCGGCATGGCTGGCAGCAACTTACCCGGAGCGGATCGCCTCGGTGGCGCTGATCGACCCGGCCGGCGTCACTGCACCGCAGGCCAGCGACATGGAGCGCCACCTCGCCCGTGGGCATAACCCGTTCCTGATCAACTCCCGGGAAGAGTTCCGCCAGTTTTATGCGATGACCATGGCCTCGCCGCCGTGGGTGCCCGGGCTGGTGCTGGACGCCATCGCCCAGCGATACGAACGCCAGCGTGATGAACTGGAAGAGATCTTCCGCGACTTCCGCGCCAGCCCGCCGATGGAGCCGAAACTGGCCGATATCAAATGCCCGGCGCTGCTGCTGTGGGGGCGCAAGGACCGCTTGATCGACGTCAGCAGCGTGCCGGTGTGGAGCAAGGGCATCGCCAATCTGCGGGTCGAAGTGTGGGATGGTGTCGGACACATGCCGATGGTCGAACAACCGGGGAACACCGCACGGTTGTATCGGGAGTTTCTGGGCAATCAGCGATGA